A stretch of Pomacea canaliculata isolate SZHN2017 linkage group LG6, ASM307304v1, whole genome shotgun sequence DNA encodes these proteins:
- the LOC112566222 gene encoding frizzled-9-like → MRAATVVRVPHQCYCCSSSSRRGSSSVCGGVGNMLHLLIRDWNAGVVSSSLALVFSHRTRHQQLRGVQVRASWCWRWWWWWCVVVVGCFTLVPGAAALSLDSPHMNGRCEPVTIPMCLDMRYNMTRMPNLVGHFNQKDAAIQVHEFIPLVQFGCSRLLKFFLCSLYAPMCTEMVDETLIITACRSMCLEVKSKCEPILQRFNFPWPSMLACEKLPEKSDPRNNLCMEAPPVTDEPEFDAGNVGGSLDDNAEWRKLFAEFNFRDRTTTEPARREEVGREGGPCPPRFVHVDKIEGNNTCAPRCDVDVFFRKEDKHFAKVWMIVWASLCCLSTSITVWTFVIDTSRFKYPERPIIFLSMCYAIYSVAFIIRAVTGPEAISCDKGRDGRTFLIQEGLESTWCIIVFLILYFFGMASSIWWVVLTLTWFLAAGRKWGQEAIEALSSYFHLAAWAIPAIQTIVILTMRRVDGDELTGMCYVGNQDIVALTGFVLVPLIIYLIVGTVFILAGFVALFRIRSNLKQDGGGGPNIRKLEKLMAKIGVFSVLYTVPATCVIGCYFYERMNFDSWQREARRRPCLPSYDCPLEHAIPTVEVYMLKIFMSLVVGITSGMWIWSSKTVSSWKNFCSGRFRRRKSGHAGGGGSGGAGGGAGNGGGGGGGGGSGGGGSTHYTASYHPAPVVIMKSHGHKHLPKMAGSRV, encoded by the exons ATGCGGGCCGCGACCGTTGTGCGTGTCCCACACCAATGTTACTGttgcagtagtagtagtagaagagGAAGCAGCAGCGTCTGTGGTGGTGTTGGAAATATGTTGCATCTTCTGATCCGTGACTGGAACGCAGGTGTTGTGTCATCATCACTGGCGTTGGTGTTCTCGCATCGGACTCGACACCAGCAGCTGCGTGGAGTCCAGGTGCGTGCATCGTGGTGCtggagatggtggtggtggtggtgtgtcgTTGTCGTCGGATGCTTTACCTTGGTGCCAGGAGCTGCTGCTCTGTCGCTGGACAGTCCGCACATGAATGGTCGGTGCGAGCCGGTGACGATCCCCATGTGTCTGGACATGCGCTACAACATGACACGGATGCCCAACCTCGTGGGCCACTTCAACCAGAAGGATGCTGCCATCCAAGTGCACGAATTCATCCCCCTCGTTCAGTTCGGCTGCTCGCGCTTGCTGAAATTCTTCCTGTGCTCTCTCTACGCCCCGATGTGCACAGAGATGGTAGACGAGACCCTCATTATCACGGCCTGTCGCTCCATGTGCCTGGAGGTCAAATCCAAGTGCGAGCCCATTCTGCAGCGGTTCAACTTCCCTTGGCCCAGCATGCTGGCCTGCGAGAAGTTACCCGAGAAGAGTGACCCTCGGAATAATCTGTGCATGGAAGCACCCCCGGTCACAGACGAACCTGAGTTCGATGCCGGAAATGTAGGAGGCTCACTGGATGACAACGCTGAATGGAGAAAGCTTTTCGCCGAGTTCAATTTCAG GGACAGGACAACGACGGAGCCCGCACGCAGGGAAGAGGTGGGGCGCGAGGGGGGCCCGTGTCCGCCTCGCTTCGTGCACGTGGACAAGATCGAGGGCAACAACACGTGCGCCCCGCGCTGTGACGTCGACGTCTTCTTTCGCAAGGAGGACAAACACTTCGCCAAG GTGTGGATGATCGTGTGGGCGTCCTTGTGCTGCTTGTCCACCTCCATCACAGTGTGGACCTTCGTCATCGACACCTCCCGCTTCAAGTACCCGGAGCGGCCCATCATCTTTCTGTCCATGTGCTACGCCATCTACTCTGTGGCCTTCATCATCCGGGCAGTCACGGGGCCAGAGGCCATTTCCTGCGACAAGGGCCGGGACGGCAGGACGTTCCTGATCCAGGAAGGCCTGGAGTCGACCTGGTGCATCATCGTCTTTCTCATCCTGTACTTCTTTGGCATGGCCTCGTCGATCTGGTGGGTGGTCTTGACCTTGACCTGGTTCCTGGCCGCCGGCCGCAAGTGGGGTCAAGAGGCCATCGAGGCGCTGAGCTCCTATTTCCACCTGGCGGCTTGGGCCATTCCGGCCATCCAGACCATCGTGATCCTGACCATGAGGCGGGTGGACGGGGACGAGCTGACAGGAATGTGCTACGTGGGAAACCAAGACATCGTGGCTCTCACCGGCTTCGTGCTGGTGCCGCTCATCATCTACCTCATCGTCGGCACCGTCTTCATCCTCGCCGGCTTCGTGGCGCTCTTCCGCATCCGCAGCAACCTCAAGCAAGATGGCGGCGGTGGACCCAACATTCGCAAGCTGGAGAAGCTGATGGCCAAGATCGGGGTGTTCTCCGTGTTGTACACTGTTCCGGCCACCTGCGTCATCGGCTGTTACTTTTACGAGAGGATGAACTTTGACAGCTGGCAGCGCGAGGCCAGGCGGCGGCCTTGTCTGCCCTCCTATGACTGCCCCCTGGAGCACGCCATCCCTACTGTGGAGGTGTACATGCTCAAAATCTTCATGTCCCTTGTCGTCGGCATCACCAGCGGCATGTGGATCTGGTCCTCCAAGACCGTCAGCTCGTGGAAAAACTTCTGTTCGGGAAGGTTTCGACGGAGAAAGTCCGGACACGCCGGTGGTGGTGGAAGTGGCGGGGCTGGTGGTGGGGCTGGAAAcggcggtggcggtggtggtggtggaggaagtGGGGGCGGTGGAAGCACTCATTATACTGCCAGCTACCACCCCGCCCCCGTGGTGATTATGAAGTCGCATGGACACAAACATCTACCCAAGATGGCGGGGTCGCGGGTGTGA